In Castanea sativa cultivar Marrone di Chiusa Pesio chromosome 6, ASM4071231v1, a single window of DNA contains:
- the LOC142639644 gene encoding uncharacterized protein LOC142639644 yields the protein MNGLPTRLNLSKRGVNINPKCPICDQETESISHIFLQCELAKQIWNKWEGCPINLTASHHNFTDLALQILNNGAAHDLEIFFVTSWALWYNRNQKAFKDACYSPDQVWFFAKATRSEAAALCNQSQISEAPPTGMYKVNVDGAASGDGRSSRVGVVIRNSKGEPIAALCKLLPRQFTSLETEIIARENGILLAKEMEPTQVIFESNALTVVQDIHAKETNASLGHLYQRICTLLESFRS from the coding sequence ATGAATGGACTCCCAACCAGACTGAATCTTAGCAAAAGAGGGGTGAACATTAACCCCAAGTGCCCTATCTGTGACCAAGAAACAGAATCCATCTCCCATATTTTCCTTCAATGTGAACTAGCTAAACAAATCTGGAACAAATGGGAAGGATGTCCTATAAACTTGACAGCGAGTCATCATAATTTCACTGATCTTGCCCTGCAAATACTGAATAATGGAGCTGCTCATGatcttgaaattttctttgttaCATCTTGGGCTTTATGGTATAATCGGAACCAAAAGGCTTTTAAGGATGCTTGCTACTCCCCTGACCAGGTCTGGTTTTTTGCTAAAGCAACCAGATCAGAAGCTGCTGCATTATGTAATCAGTCCCAGATTTCTGAAGCTCCACCCACGGGAATGTACAAAGTTAATGTGGATGGAGCTGCATCAGGAGATGGTCGATCCTCTAGGGTAGGAGTGGTGATAAGGAACAGCAAGGGAGAGCCTATAGCAGCACTCTGTAAGCTCCTTCCAAGGCAATTTACAAGTCTGGAAACAGAAATCATTGCTCGTGAAAATGGAATTCTCCTAGCCAAGGAAATGGAGCCCACTCAGGTTATCTTTGAATCAAATGCTCTCACAGTAGTCCAAGACATCCACGCAAAGGAAACCAATGCCAGCTTAGGCCATTTATATCAACGCATTTGTACACTCCTTGAGTCCTTTAGAAGCTGA
- the LOC142638610 gene encoding uncharacterized protein LOC142638610 → MGLLRPPELYNQTPTPQPEPKTGDPFMDLMVADYNKAYHQTPPKGYTENLSPTFLSSGNPCLDFFFHVVPDTPPETLKQRLELAWTHNPLTTLKLICNLRGVRGTGKSDKEGFYTAALFLHMNHPKTLVHNLESFASFGYFKDLPEILYRLLQGPDIRKKQKDEHVRNKKYYMKTTFDTKEIAQGLRERKRLAMANKALERYNLDMDFRSLHNSVSDLFAKYLKADMEFLNSGQLSKISLAAKWCPSIDCSFDRSLLLCESIARRVFPVESYSEYQGVEEAHYAYRVRDRLRKEVLVPLRKVLELPELYMSDKRWNELPYNRVASVAMRLYMKRFFKHDEERFKKYLEDVKCRESTISAGALLPHEIIQSAIKGTEAEAEVADLQWKRMVEDLSKEGKLRNCLAVCDVSGSMWGTPFNVSVALGLLVSELSEEPWKGKVITFSEKPQLHIIKGDDLKSKMRFSEEVNFMNTDFQKVFDHILQVAVDGNLKEDQMIKRVFAFSDMEFDRASMNDWETDYEVIQRKFREKGYGSVVPEIVFWNLRDSQATPVVSTQKGVTMVSGFSKNMMKFFLNNDGEILYAEFIMEMAISGEEYQKLAVLD, encoded by the coding sequence ATGGGTCTTCTTCGTCCCCCAGAGCTCTATAACCAAACCCCAACCCCCCAACCAGAACCTAAGACTGGTGACCCATTCATGGACCTCATGGTTGCCGATTACAACAAAGCCTATCACCAAACACCCCCAAAGGGCTACACTGAGAACCTCTCACCCACCTTCCTCTCCTCTGGCAATCCTTGCCTCGATTTTTTCTTCCATGTCGTGCCCGATACGCCGCCTGAGACCTTGAAACAGAGACTTGAACTGGCCTGGACACACAATCCCCTCACCACCCTTAAGCTCATCTGTAATCTCCGAGGAGTACGTGGCACCGGCAAGTCTGACAAAGAAGGTTTCTACACAGCTGCGCTTTTTCTCCACATGAACCACCCTAAAACCCTAGTGCACAACCTGGAGTCTTTTGCTAGTTTCGGCTACTTCAAAGACTTGCCAGAGATTCTTTACCGTCTTCTACAAGGCCCTGATATTCGTAAGAAGCAAAAGGACGAGCATGTTCGTAACAAAAAATACTATATGAAGACAACTTTTGACACCAAGGAAATTGCGCAGGGGCTGAGGGAAAGGAAGCGCTTGGCTATGGCTAACAAAGCCCTTGAGAGATATAATCTTGACATGGATTTTCGTTCATTGCACAACAGCGTATCAGACTTGTTTGCCAAGTATTTAAAGGCAGACATGGAGTTCCTAAACTCAGGGCAGTTGAGCAAGATCAGTCTTGCAGCCAAGTGGTGCCCTTCAATTGATTGCTCGTTTGACAGGTCTCTCTTGCTTTGCGAGAGTATTGCGCGGAGGGTTTTCCCCGTGGAGTCGTACTCGGAATACCAAGGTGTTGAAGAGGCACATTATGCATATAGGGTGCGTGACAGGTTAAGGAAGGAAGTTTTGGTACCACTTAGGAAGGTGTTGGAGTTGCCTGAGTTGTACATGAGTGACAAACGTTGGAATGAGCTTCCATACAATAGAGTTGCTTCGGTGGCCATGAGGCTTTACATGAAAAGGTTCTTTAAGCATGATGAAGAGCGATTTAAGAAGTATTTAGAAGACGTTAAATGTAGGGAATCAACAATCTCTGCGGGAGCATTGCTTCCCCATGAGATCATTCAGTCTGCGATAAAGGGAACAGAAGCTGAGGCTGAAGTTGCAGACCTTCAGTGGAAGAGGATGGTGGAGGATTTGTCAAAGGAAGGCAAGTTGAGGAACTGCCTCGCCGTTTGTGATGTCTCTGGGAGCATGTGGGGCACCCCTTTCAACGTGTCTGTTGCATTGGGGTTATTGGTTTCGGAACTGAGTGAAGAGCCGTGGAAAGGCAAGGTTATTACGTTTAGTGAGAAACCTCAGCTTCATATAATTAAAGGCGATGATCTTAAATCGAAGATGAGGTTTTCGGAGGAGGTAAACTTTATGAACACCGATTTTCAGAAGGTGTTTGATCATATATTGCAAGTGGCTGTGGATGGGAACTTGAAGGAGGACCAGATGATTAAGAGGGTGTTTGCGTTTAGTGACATGGAGTTTGATAGAGCTTCGATGAATGATTGGGAGACCGACTATGAAGTGATACAAAGGAAGTTTAGGGAGAAAGGATATGGGTCTGTGGTGCCAGAAATTGTGTTTTGGAATCTAAGGGACTCTCAGGCCACGCCGGTGGTTTCCACGCAGAAGGGGGTGACAATGGTGAGCGGGTTTTCAAAGAATATGATGAAGTTTTTCTTGAATAATGATGGGGAAATCTTGTACGCTGAGTTTATAATGGAAATGGCCATCTCTGGTGAGGAGTATCAGAAACTTGCTGTGCTGGATTGA
- the LOC142638729 gene encoding uncharacterized protein LOC142638729 isoform X2 translates to MATIGFAAPWVLRRAACALALARSHHRLGINNNNIIKLSHYKVLRSFTLTHPLTSPEICHLAQAIKGEEKSATEEVKHILEMARRASSRREVLHTNFLTPPVLKESMLALEKLSDIRAVAQGGYPQAERCRISIGHPDVLTSDPDVIAALSVTGNFGFQPCSHGDFLGAILNKGIAREKLGDIILQGEKGAQIIIVPELVDFIILSLDKVGNVPVSCTKIPLISLDYEAPRTQTFKTVEASLRVDALASAGFKISRSKLVDSVSKGELRINWIPVSKNNTTLKTGDIVSVSGRGRLKIGDIRSTRKGKFEVELIRYL, encoded by the exons ATGGCTACCATTGGCTTCGCAGCACCATGGGTTCTAAGACGTGCAGCTTGTGCTCTAGCTCTTGCTCGCTCTCATCATAGACTTggcatcaacaacaacaacatcatcaaGCTCTCTCATTACAAAGTCCTCCGCTCCTTTACTCTCACTCATCCTCTCACTTCTCCAG AAATATGCCACTTAGCACAAGCCATAAAGGGTGAAGAGAAAAGTGCTACTGAAGAAGTGAAACATATTCTTGAAATG GCTAGACGAGCATCATCAAGAAGAGAAGTTCTTCACACAAATTTTCTTACTCCACCAGTGCTCAAGGAGTCAATGCTGGCATTGGAAAAACTATCTGACATTAGAGCAGTTGCTCAGGGAGGCTACCCACAG GCTGAGCGATGCCGGATATCTATTGGACATCCAGATGTCCTGACAAGTGATCCAGATGTAATTGCAGCATTGAG TGTCACAGGAAACTTTGGGTTTCAACCTTGTTCTCATGGTGACTTCCTTGGTGCAATTCTTAATAAAGGGATTGCCAGGGAGAAACTCGGGGATATTATCTTGCAG GGAGAGAAGGGAGCTCAAATAATTATTGTTCCAGAACTTGTTGACTTTATTATATTGTCATTAGACAAG GTTGGTAATGTTCCAGTCTCTTGCACGAAGATACCATTGATCTCTCTTGATTATGAAGCACCTAG GACCCAAACATTTAAAACTGTAGAAGCATCTCTAAGGGTTGATGCTCTGGCTAGTGCAGGATTTAAGATTTCACGATCAAAACTTGTTGACTCGGTCAG TAAAGGGGAGCTGCGTATCAATTGGATTCCAGTTTCTAAAAACAACACTACACTCAAGACCGGTGATATTGTCTCCGTTAGTGGAAGAGGAAGATTAAAG ATAGGAGATATAAGGTCTACACGGAAGGGAAAATTTGAAGTCGAGCTCATTCGATATCTATAG
- the LOC142638729 gene encoding uncharacterized protein LOC142638729 isoform X1 codes for MATIGFAAPWVLRRAACALALARSHHRLGINNNNIIKLSHYKVLRSFTLTHPLTSPASEICHLAQAIKGEEKSATEEVKHILEMARRASSRREVLHTNFLTPPVLKESMLALEKLSDIRAVAQGGYPQAERCRISIGHPDVLTSDPDVIAALSVTGNFGFQPCSHGDFLGAILNKGIAREKLGDIILQGEKGAQIIIVPELVDFIILSLDKVGNVPVSCTKIPLISLDYEAPRTQTFKTVEASLRVDALASAGFKISRSKLVDSVSKGELRINWIPVSKNNTTLKTGDIVSVSGRGRLKIGDIRSTRKGKFEVELIRYL; via the exons ATGGCTACCATTGGCTTCGCAGCACCATGGGTTCTAAGACGTGCAGCTTGTGCTCTAGCTCTTGCTCGCTCTCATCATAGACTTggcatcaacaacaacaacatcatcaaGCTCTCTCATTACAAAGTCCTCCGCTCCTTTACTCTCACTCATCCTCTCACTTCTCCAG CTTCAGAAATATGCCACTTAGCACAAGCCATAAAGGGTGAAGAGAAAAGTGCTACTGAAGAAGTGAAACATATTCTTGAAATG GCTAGACGAGCATCATCAAGAAGAGAAGTTCTTCACACAAATTTTCTTACTCCACCAGTGCTCAAGGAGTCAATGCTGGCATTGGAAAAACTATCTGACATTAGAGCAGTTGCTCAGGGAGGCTACCCACAG GCTGAGCGATGCCGGATATCTATTGGACATCCAGATGTCCTGACAAGTGATCCAGATGTAATTGCAGCATTGAG TGTCACAGGAAACTTTGGGTTTCAACCTTGTTCTCATGGTGACTTCCTTGGTGCAATTCTTAATAAAGGGATTGCCAGGGAGAAACTCGGGGATATTATCTTGCAG GGAGAGAAGGGAGCTCAAATAATTATTGTTCCAGAACTTGTTGACTTTATTATATTGTCATTAGACAAG GTTGGTAATGTTCCAGTCTCTTGCACGAAGATACCATTGATCTCTCTTGATTATGAAGCACCTAG GACCCAAACATTTAAAACTGTAGAAGCATCTCTAAGGGTTGATGCTCTGGCTAGTGCAGGATTTAAGATTTCACGATCAAAACTTGTTGACTCGGTCAG TAAAGGGGAGCTGCGTATCAATTGGATTCCAGTTTCTAAAAACAACACTACACTCAAGACCGGTGATATTGTCTCCGTTAGTGGAAGAGGAAGATTAAAG ATAGGAGATATAAGGTCTACACGGAAGGGAAAATTTGAAGTCGAGCTCATTCGATATCTATAG